In Xyrauchen texanus isolate HMW12.3.18 chromosome 32, RBS_HiC_50CHRs, whole genome shotgun sequence, the following proteins share a genomic window:
- the si:ch1073-456m8.1 gene encoding uncharacterized protein si:ch1073-456m8.1, with protein MHSGSLERAASLRKRALSRGMSEDESLRLIAREINLRVSYEDCFQEVRALELQQEALMFQVDCLQDALEGSEEMLAEAQRETHNVTLELEREREARRKLESMVTSLMLERDKLQEERNSVPIIALNNLMGDPTHGVQNCLQDTDNSTVISGTSVDEVLSKEGMITVHLISKCPASTEEPVLSFSKAALGSLFKSGKTGQTIHAGPIWLQGAPEGTSVDQEAKSLSDTQAFSQSVHFNKKREAQDGYDNDESNGYEDAPSEFSPSLTTPDVLPDGGLLEVEIYGDDVKNTSESRIPKSAESCALS; from the exons ATGCATTCGGGTAGTTTGGAAAGAGCGGCTTCGCTAAGGAAACGGGCACTTTCTCGGGGAATGAGCGAAGACGAGTCTCTGCGACTTATTGCCAGAGAG ATAAATCTGCGAGTGAGCTATGAGGACTGTTTTCAGGAAGTGAGAGCTCTGGAGCTCCAGCAGGAAGCTCTGATGTTCCAGGTGGACTGTCTTCAAGATGCTCTCGAGGGCTCGGAGGAGATGCTTGCTGAAGCCCAGAGAGAGACTCATAATGTTACCCTG GAACTGGAGCGAGAGCGAGAGGCAAGGAGGAAGTTGGAGAGCATGGTTACATCATTAATGCTGGAGAGAGACAAGTTACAAGAG GAAAGGAATTCAGTTCCCATCATTGCACTGAATAACCTCATGGGAGACCCAACACATGGAGtgcaaaattgtttacaagacaCAGACAATTCTACTGTCATCTCAGGCACTTCAGTAGATGAGGTTTTATCCAAGGAAGGGATGATCACTGTGCACTTGATTTCAAAATGTCCAGCCTCTACAGAAGAACCAGTTTTGAGTTTTTCTAAAGCAGCTTTAGGCTCTCTCTTTAAGAGTGGAAAAACTGGTCAAACAATACATGCTGGGCCCATCTGGCTTCAAGGTGCTCCAGAAGGAACATCAGTGGACCAAGAAGCAAAGTCACTCTCAGATACCCAAGCATTTAGTCAGTCAGTGCATTTTAATAAAAAGCGTGAAGCTCAGGATGGATATGACAATGATGAAAGTAATGGCTATGAAGATGCTCCATCTGAGTTCTCGCCTAGTCTTACGACTCCAGATGTGCTGCCAGATGGAGGTCTACTGGAAGTTGAAATTTATGGAGATGATGTGAAGAATACCAGTGAGTCTAGGATCCCTAAAAGTGCAGAATCATGTGCTCTCTCTTAA